Below is a genomic region from Sorghum bicolor cultivar BTx623 chromosome 9, Sorghum_bicolor_NCBIv3, whole genome shotgun sequence.
tgaaatcttctctAGGCAAGTCCCACCTACAAGAACAACGGCTCACAACATATGTTCTACAGATTAGACGGCccagattagaagtatgatcacgaccttacacACCTTTGGTCTCGCGGCATCTCACACATGCCCACGCTCGCGCGACTCTCATGATCGCAACAACCACGGTTCGATCCCTACTCGTTCCTCCTCCCtccgaaaaaagaaaaaaattgttGACCTCACGTCGTCCACAAGCGGGAGGCACGGGCGGCGCCCCAATCTCGGCGCCGTCGACTCTCTCCCTCATCCACCTCACGACTGCTGGATCGCTCCTCCGTGAGGCTTGTGCAGGCGCAAGGAACGCAGCGGCGGCCTCCCTGTACCCTCGGGTCACAACTGCTATCCTTTGTAGTAATGGCTTCGTCGACCAGATCCGGTGCCTTGGTGGCCGGATCAGGTATCTCTAAGGTTGGATCTGCACGGTGCTTTTTCGGCAGGGCGCAACGGCAGCAGTGGAGGCGCGATGGGCCGCAGGCCACCGGTCAGTCTCCATCGGTGAGCCAGTCAATCCCATGATGTATTTCCTACTTGCATCTCATCCATCCCCGTTTAGGCTTGCGTAGGCATGTGACAATGACAGGTTATTCAAAATCGATTTCTTTTGAATGTTTGGTTTCCTCTGTGATAGTAACTATATTTTTTAATCACGTCATAACCTACTGGACACATCTTTCATATAGTAGATGTTTCTTGTTAATTATTTATCATCATAAATTTATATTATTTAGATCTAAAGTTCTGTTTCTTGTGCCATCAAATATGCCTCAGTTATACCTGTGCTATATATCAAATATTTATCTCAACTATACCTGGTGagttattatagtattttttatTGTAATAGTAAGATCCTAGGTTTGATCCCTACTTTCTTTATCTCGATTTCTCTGGAAAAATATTAAACACAAAAAATTCAATTCATAGCCATaaagtaattagttttttttgcaCTACCTGGATTGGGCACAAGGTGACAGGGGAAGGAAGGGGTAGTAGAGATTCTTGTATGCTTGTTCAATGAGAGATTACTTAATTATCCAATCAGAGGAGCTTGAGGAGGCAAATcgttccagaactgagaaaattcAATTCACAGTCATAATGCGACTggctctttttttatttttcttttttttgaagcTGTAACTGGAGTCTCAATTGCCAATCTAAAGCTTAACTACTCAAATAGGAATTGTGGTTTATTTCCAATTGACAGTCGCTGAAAAATAATATCCAGTATGCAAGTCCTTACCGGGTGTAGAAGGCTAAGGGCAGTGCCAACGTTTTCAAGGGCGTTTGGAAGAGCATTAGCTGGTGAGTAAATCACAACCCAAATTATCTCAGGATTCGAGTTCATGTCATTCTGCCCATATACTTTTGTTGAAATTTAGTTGAACAAGAAATAGGCCAACAATTTTTTTCTTCTCATGGAAGCGGCTCTATTGTGCACATATGTATAGGTCTAGATGTAGATTCCTAAAACAATATGGTAGAGCTTATTTCAttactttatttttgtaaaaTGCTTTGTTTTTGTAAAATGCTATCAGGTTAGAAGAGCACTCAACTAATTTGTAAAACAAGATCACAACTAATTTCTAGGAAGATATTAGGAAGAATACATGTAatgtaatatttttatatatgcaATTTGAGGAGTGTTGTTACCAAATTAGTCtcatgagaagaaaaaaaattcttACTTGAGATGGCTGCTAAAGAAAGACAAACTCCCATATTGGATTAGAGTATTAGATGTTGCCTACTGCTAATTTGGTTCTAAGTATTGGATAACTGTTGTCTCCAATTGAATTTCATTATCATCGTACCGTGGAATTGGAAGCTAACTAAATGCTCTGTTGTTAAATTCCCATGTTTCATGTATAGTTAGTGATGATGCCATGATATTGATTTTGGGCACCTGACGTGAGAGCTTTATTATAATAGTTTTTGCAAACTTGAATGTAATGAGCCTGATGTCAAATTCAAGGAAACAGGGCACACTAAAATATACTTCCCTCAAGGAAACATGGCACACTAAAATGTACTTTCCTCAGGTTCACAAAGAAGATATATTTGTTTCTACTTTTATTTTTTGGGTTAGTGTTTAGCCAAAACGATCATGATACAACATGTTCTCAGCGAGCTTCCATCGCCTGAGTGGGGAGCAACACGACACGGGTGTGAGCGCATGCACTGGCGCAAGTGAAATCAAATTAGAGGAGGTTGTTATTCTGAATTACACCTACACAAAGCTCTTCGACTTCATCTCAAGCTGGAATATGGGTGTTGCTGAACAATGTGAAGCCATGTTTTATCTTGGAATTTGACAGAATGGAAATTGGCTTTGCTGGTAGTCTCTTCAGATTGTTTAGCTAGGTGAACATACCTTATTGTACGAACAACAGTCATTTACTGATCTGCTGACGCTCTTGCCATGCCGAAGTATAAATAATCTTTATCAGGTTTATCAAATAGGTTTCATTTCAAATGTTTCCCTTTACAACATAAGTGTTGCTCTCCATTTGTTTTCATCATACAAAAATATTATCATTTGAAATAAAATCGTGGCGTTAGCACATGCACTATACTAGTGCGGTAAAGAGAAAAGATCGAGTGAAAATGAAAACATATAAAAAGGATGAATGGAAACATGTAAAAAGAAATACGGGTAAAGAAATATATTTTAGGCAAAAACatgtaaaaagaaaagaaaaaattttAAGTGAGAAcatgtaaaaagaaaataaaatgagtgaaaacatgtgaAAATAACCGAGAacatataaataaaaagaaaagagaaaaaacacAAATGAGAATATGTAATGAtgtaaataaaaaggaaaaaaattagTGAAAacatataaaaagaaaaaaaaattaagtgAGAACATGtaaaaaggaagaaaaaaagAATGAAAATATGTAAAATAAGTGagaatatataaataaataaaaagaaaagagaagaaaaacatgtaataatgtaaataaaaaaaataaaatgctcTCGTTGAGAGTCGAACTCAAGACCTCCCGCTTACTAAACGGGTGCTCTAACCAACTGAGCTACGAGAGCTTTAGATACATAAATTTACACTCTAGTTAATTTGAAGGCTAAAGTAAATTCCCCTTAACCTGTCCTCTTCTATCTCACAGAGGAGAAGATCCAAAAATGCACGACACCGTCGTCGCCATCGCCGGCGACGGTGACGACTCCGACCGCCGCCGCCCCCTGCTCGCCCCGAACGAAGAGATCCACCCATACACTGACCCCCCGTCCCCTGAGCATCCGCCTCTAGATGCTGCGGCGGCGCAGCCCGAGGAGCAGCGGAAGCCGGAGAGAGTGGCCTCGCTGGACGTGTTCCGCGGCTTCACTGTTGCCGTGAGTGGAAATTCTACCCGGATTCTTTGCTCGGCAGGCTCCGAAATTCAGGCGTGGACTCTGGTTGCGTGCGCAGATGATGATACTCGCGGACGACGCCGGCGGGGCGTGGCCGGGCATCAACCACTCGCCGTGGTTCGGGGTTACGGTGGCGGACTTCGTCATGCCCGCCTTCCTCTTCATCATCGGCGTCTCCGCCGCACTCGTCTTCAAGGTAGTATGCTGAACTACTAACTACTAGCTGCTCGAGCACAGTATGAATGAAGCAACCAATCTGTATAGAATGTTGGATCTTTTGATTTATTATCCTGAACCCTGGGCCACTGGCTGCTGCGAATTGATGCCACCATATGGGTTGGGATTGGGAATTTGTTGAGCTATTCCATTGCCCCTCAAATGGGACTATGGGAGGGGAAATTTGAGAGGGCTCGTTGAGCTGTGTCTCTGCGATTGCCAAATGGTGAAGTCAACACTTTTTCTGAGTATAAAGGCTAGAGACTTGCAGACATATCCTACTTTCCAGGGCAATGGATTATTGAAAACATCCTTGGTAGAATCTGTTGACTTTGGCTACCTCATCAACTTAATTCTGTAAACCATTTCTCTTGCTGCTCCTATGCCAAAAACAGTAATATGGTTACCATTGAAAAGATGCGATGCGTGATCATTGGATATAAGAGGGATGCTAGTTCTACATTGTAGATGAAGTATGATGTAAGATTTCACATTTAGGAACAAATATTACTCTTTACATCTGTTGTGCTCTGTCCAGAATACAGTTTTGTTTGTATATCTTTCTTGGGTGGTTGGTGCTTGGTGCACAATGTAATCAGTTATTAGGATAAAAATAACCTCTGACAGTTGCAGATGTTGGACTGCAGAAAATGCCAAACAAGACAGATGCAACTAAGAAGGCTGCAATCCGGGCTTCAAAACTTTTCATATTGGGTGTGATTTTGCAAGGTTATACTTATTGCTAGTTCTTTGCCAGCTCTCATCCACCCATTTTGTGGGATTCCTATCTGGTTGGAGTTTATCCTGGTGTTCTTTTGTACTTGTAGGAGGATACATTCATGGACGACACAAACTAACTTATGGTGTCGATTTGGATCATATTCGATGGCTTGGTGTGCTGCAGGTGATGAATAAAACAAGCCTATTTATTTAAGTTGGTGTATTCCATTTCTTTTCTATTCATGTAATATTTGAAACTTTTGATTTCTTATTGCTAtcattcttcttgtacttgtagaGGATAGCTATTGGATACTTTGTAGCAGCAATGTCAGAGATTTGGCTTGTCAACAATAATTTGGTGGATTCACCTGTATCATTTGTGAAGAAATACTTCATGGAGTGGTTAGTCAATATGGGCAGCATTTAAATTTGGAAAAAGATTGTTTCTATGTTTTTTTTACAAATCCTTATTCACCATTTCAGTAACGTACACTTGAACTTCTATCCTAGTTCTTTACTATGGTTATTTCCCTTGGTTCAGTAAAGTGAACTTTGCCATCAAGTTTTCTTTTCTATAACTCAGAACAACCTGTCTAGTTATCTGTCAGGAATGCTATCCTTTATTTAtgcaagctttgaaattctggaCCATGACAGAGAGTCTTGTGCATGAAGTCTGCAACTCCATATCAACTTCTTTTGTAAGGATGAAAATCAACCAGCCAAATAGTAGTCTGGACCTTTCAGTAGACTTCTAGTGTTCCTTAGCTAGCATGCTAGGATTTCAGGCTTATCCTGCAACTATGTCAGTAGCTGTAGACTGTTGATTGCAGTACAACAGTCAACTTGCACTAGGTAAGTTCATACTTCATATGCATATGCAACTATGTAAATGAATAAGTAAGCTattgcagcagcaacaacaagccTTCAGCCGTGTGACTactttgtgtgtgtgtgagagtgGGAGTTATGTCACTTCCAACAGTCCTTATGGTCATGTTCAAACTGCGGTGTTTACATAAGGTTTAGCTGTATAGCCAGTTAGCCACAACTTATAAGAGCTTTGTAGTTTTGGTGTACTGCATATGAGTTTAGTTGTGTGAATACCTCTGAGTTTATTATGAAAACCAAAATGTATTAATACGAATACTGACATTTGTTTGTCTCCTGAAGGTTCATGGCCATAGCTATTACAGTGCTTTATGTTGCCTTGGTATTTGGCCTTTATGTTTCAAACTGGGAATTTCAAATTCAAACTAGCAATTCAACCCTTTCAATCCCAAGCAATTCAATTGAATCAAAGATGGTAAGAAGAGAATCTTCGGTTTATTCTAATTACTTGTATAATGGAGTGTCTTATGTGATACAACATTTTCTGCTTCCGATACTGTATATAATTTTCAAAGCTTTAATAACATGATGATTACAATGTGTATATATGTTTGAAAGGATGAGATGTACTCAAGCTGCTGTAATTCAGCTATTTCCGGTTGATGTATTTTCCACCTACTATGCTTTGGCACCATTTGTGTTGAATGATTAGCTAATTATTTTTGTACTTACATCTGCAAAAGCAGTTGGTGTACTTTGAGATTCAAATTTTAGCATTCACTGTGTTGATACTGTTTTTGTGTGGGAAGTTACACTAAAAATGCTTTTTAGGATTGGAAAGGGATTGGGAACCTAGGCAGTTACCAATAAACTTATAAAGAGTTCCCTGCCAGTAATCATGTGGAACTAGAAATTTGAACTTAATTGAAGTGTAAATTAGAAAAGATCAGCAGGTTTTCTAAGTGCCAGTTCCAACCAGCATTTTTGGGAGCCACCAGTTGTTTGTGGGTTTGAAAACAGAAAACGTAGGGATTATAATCCATTGAGTAGCTGAAAGCTTGTCGTGGCCCTTCCTTCTAGAGGTTCTACAACAGCTCGGTTTTGGACAGATTTGGAGAGATATAATCAGTGGGCTGCTCTCCTCATCATCAACCCAAGTTCTAGTAAATGGGTTGCCTGGGGATCATATTCATCATCAACGTGGACTACGGCAAGGTGACCCCCTCTCCCCCATGCTATTTATCCTAGTAATGGATGTGTTGGGATATATGATTGCTAAAGCCACCAGTGAAGGTTTGTTGCTGCCCCTGTCCTCTCGAGGTTTACAGCACCGCATTTCTATTTATGCCGATGATGTGGCTATCTTTCTCCGTCCGGAGTCTGGAGATATATCTACAACATTGGATATCCTTAACCTGTTTGGTGAAGCTTCTGGGCTCAAGACTAATCTGCAGAAAAGTAATGTACTTCCGATCAGGTGTACTGATTTGGAAATTGCAACCATACAAAACCTGTTGCCTTGTCCCCTTTCAGATTTCCCTTGCAAATACTTAGGAGTGCCCCTCTCCCTAAGAAAACTAACTAAAGAGCAAGTGCAACCCTTTATTGATCGCATTGCAGATCAACTGCCTAGCTGGAAGGCTGATCTAATGACAAGGGCTGGAAGAAGAATCCTAGTACAATCCGTTCTCACTGGGATGCTCATTTACTTGGCTACGGCCATCGATTTTCCTCCATGGGCAGTCAAAGCAGTGGATAAAATTCGGCGCGGTTTTCTTTGGAGAGGTTGTAAAGATGCGAAAGGTGGGCATTATCTTGTGGCCTGGGTCAAGGTTTGTCGGCCACCGGAACTCGGAGGGCTGGGAATTTCAGATCTCAAGTCTCTTGGTTGGGCTCTGCG
It encodes:
- the LOC110430352 gene encoding heparan-alpha-glucosaminide N-acetyltransferase-like, whose protein sequence is MHDTVVAIAGDGDDSDRRRPLLAPNEEIHPYTDPPSPEHPPLDAAAAQPEEQRKPERVASLDVFRGFTVAMMILADDAGGAWPGINHSPWFGVTVADFVMPAFLFIIGVSAALVFKKMPNKTDATKKAAIRASKLFILGVILQGGYIHGRHKLTYGVDLDHIRWLGVLQRIAIGYFVAAMSEIWLVNNNLVDSPVSFVKKYFMEWFMAIAITVLYVALVFGLYVSNWEFQIQTSNSTLSIPSNSIESKMVQCGVRGSLGPPCNAVGLVDRVLLGENHLYKNPVYKRTKECSINSPDYGPLPPNAPDWCLAPFDPEGLLSTLMAAVTCFVGLFFGHVLIHCKNHSKRMLVWLLASVVLTISAFLVLLLGMPFSKPLYTVSYMLLTGGVSGFLLLLLYYIVDVIHIKKPFVLFQWMGMNALIVYVLAACELFPTLIQGFYWRSPENNLVDVTESLLQAVFQSKRWGTLAFVLLEIVFWCLAAGFLHMKGIYLKL